In Helianthus annuus cultivar XRQ/B chromosome 9, HanXRQr2.0-SUNRISE, whole genome shotgun sequence, the following are encoded in one genomic region:
- the LOC110874166 gene encoding uncharacterized protein LOC110874166: MSILVAIDMSYGQMETFEAPTVLNSLKILNLKGCDKLVSICNLYRLPRLNILELWNCRSLTHVCKSIADLENLSRLGFAGCTKLWKYVNQPGKMMLPEQSSFSLPRSLTWLDLSNGGLDTNNDVCTVFHAQSSFELHLAANLFEYLPNNINLKMLRILNLYSCSNLKSLPSIPTTLEELYIDWCTSLERVTFESGRFSLRVFAYECCFKLSEIQGLFKLVPIAKINEADLGHLQWIKAYEDHKVDLVGDDITQGNIWHTQMLYEYGIMSTYLQGINDQIMKTYEYTSLSNFVFFHVPSYHEQKRIEGLNVSCLYRSSGFKDKAVWNLWAKISNKSKGVTWVYNPIVYCKPRVHEDVVWVSYWPIGNILDAGDEVSVDIYVDESMIMVGGCGASIVFMDNEVVEEEKCENDTMKEEEVIGGDLSEFEVTTGCYYLCRRDVFGLQTPYWLRKFFGDDVHYTDSHRWRKTHQTVRSKELRDYAYTFHKIIELGVSFNSESEIDKIEKAVSSLVGVESVSAHKEMGKLIVTGYVDPVEVATCFRKFDNMVVDILSYKILFE; this comes from the exons ATGAGCATTTTGGTGGCTATAGATATGAGTTATGGACAAATGGAAACGTTTGAAGCGCCCACG GTTCTCAATTCACTCAAGATACTAAATCTCAAGGGTTGTGACAAGCTTGTTAGCATTTGCAATCTTTACCGACTCCCTAGACTAAACATTTTGGAGCTCTGGAACTGTAGAAGCCTGACTCATGTTTGTAAATccatagcagatcttgagaattTGTCCAGGTTGGGTTTCGCAGGGTGCACTAAGCTGTGGAAGTATGTAAATCAACCAGGAAAAATGATGCTTCCAGAACAGTCATCGTTTTCCTTACCCCGGTCGTTAACATGGTTGGATCTCTCAAACGGAGGCCTGGATACTAACAATGATGTTTGTACGGTATTCCATGCTCAATCTTCCTTTGAACTGCATTTAGCAGCTAATCTATTTGAGTACCTGCCCAACAACATTAACCTTAAAATGCTTCGCATACTCAACTTGTATTCTTGTTCAAACCTGAAGTCTCTCCCCTCTATTCCAACTACGCTAGAGGAGCTGTATATAGATTGGTGTACATCACTGGAGAGAGTAACATTCGAATCAGGACGTTTCAGTCTGCGGGTGTTTGCTTATGAATGTTGTTTTAAACTGTCAGAAATTCAAGGTCTTTTTAAATTAGTGCCGATAGCAAAAATTAATGAAGCAGATCTGGGTCATTTGCAATGGATCAAGGCATATGAAGATCATAAGGTGGATCTGGTTGGTGATGATATTACACAAGGAAATATTTGGCACACCCAG ATGTTGTATGAATATGGTATAATGAGCACCTATCTACAAGGCATAAACGATCAAATCATGAAGACATATGAGTACACGTCATTGTCCAATTTTGTTTTCTTTCATGTGCCTAGTTATCATGAGCAAAAAAGGATCGAAGGATTGAATGTAAGTTGCTTATATAGATCATCAGGATTCAAGGATAAAGCTGTATGGAACTTGTGGGCCAAAATCAGCAACAAAAGCAAGGGTGTTACGTGGGTATACAACCCTATCGTGTATTGCAAACCCAGAGTTCATGAAGATGTTGTGTGGGTAAGTTATTGGCCAATTGGAAACATATTAGATGCTGGCGATGAAGTCAGTGTGGATATATATGTAGATGAAAGCATGATAATGGTAGGTGGGTGTGGTGCTAGCATTGTGTTTATGGATAATGAAGTAGTGGAAGAAGAGAAGTGTGAGAATGACACAATGAAAGAGGAAGAAGTAATTGGAGGAGATCTATCTGAATTCGAGGTGACTACGGGATGCTACTATTTATGCCGTCGTGATGTATTTGGTCTACAGACACCGTATTGGTTAAGAAAATTCTTTGGTGATGACGTTCACTATACAG ATTCACATAGATGGAGAAAAACTCATCAAACAGTGCGCTCTAAGGAGCTCAGAGATTATGCATACACCTTTCACAAA ATAATTGAGCTGGGAGTTAGCTTTAACAGTGAAAGTGAAATCGACAAAATAGAGAAGGCGGTATCTAGTCTTGTGGGCGTTGAGTCTGTTTCGGCTCATAAAGAAATGGGAAAACTAATTGTCACCGGATATGTTGATCCTGTAGAAGTGGCAACCTGTTTCAGGAAGTTTGACAACATGGTGGTAGACATTTTATCTTATAAAATTCTCTTTGAATAA